A window from Rhea pennata isolate bPtePen1 chromosome 1, bPtePen1.pri, whole genome shotgun sequence encodes these proteins:
- the LOC134141396 gene encoding stromelysin-1-like yields MKIKSFPFLGLLYVTCSCALPVVPEKEKEDIQFAQKYLENFYDFKEEKSSLFKSKNLNLMSEKIREMQSFFGLEVTGELNSQTLDMMKQPRCGIPDVRSYSTFPLSPKWKKEDVTYRILNYTPDMLQDDVEEAIAKAFQLWSSVTPLRFTRLHSGEADIMISFASGFHGDFYSFDGPGGTLAHAYHPGKGIGGDAHFDEDENWTKFTTYTGYNLFLVAAHELGHSLGLGHSNVFGALMYPIYMARDTRDYRLPQDDIDGIQSLYGPPRESPTKAFPSQEPTEMTPTEAPTEMSPREEPTEMTPSKSPARAEDCDPHLTFDAITTLRGEILFFKDSYVWRKSPYFAGIEHDTISSFWPSLAAGFDAAYEIDKKDQVIFFKDDQYWAINGYNIQPGFPKPIHNLGFSRNVRKIDAAVHDQNTKKTYFFVGHRYWSFNENTQSMERGYPRKIAADFHGIDHTIDAALQKNGHFYFFHGSKQYEVDVKTKKLIRTMKSNSWFNC; encoded by the exons ATGAAAATCaagtcctttcctttccttgggTTACTATACGTAACATGTTCTTGTGCTTTACCAGTGgttccagaaaaggaaaaagaagatataCAATTTGCTCAG AAATACCTGGAAAACTTCTatgattttaaagaagagaaaagctctCTCTTTAAATCCAAGAACCTCAATCTCATGTCTGAAAAAATACGAGAAATGCAGTCATTCTTTGGACTGGAGGTGACTGGGGAACTGAATTCTCAGACACTGGACATGATGAAGCAGCCCAGATGTGGAATACCAGACGTCCGCTCATACAGCACCTTCCCTCTGAGCCCTaagtggaaaaaagaagatGTGACATATCG GATTTTGAACTACACTCCAGACATGCTACAAGATGATGTAGAGGAAGCAATAGCAAAAGCCTTTCAACTCTGGAGCAGTGTGACCCCTTTGAGATTCACCAGGCTCCACAGTGGCGAAGCAGATATAATGATCTCCTTTGCATCTGGAT ttcACGGTGACTTCTATTCCTTTGACGGTCCAGGAGGAACTCTGGCACATGCCTATCACCCCGGCAAAGGAATAGGCGGAGATGCCCACTTTGACGAAGATGAAAACTGGACCAAATTTACTACCTATACTG GATACAACTTGTTTCTCGTTGCTGCTCATGAATTAGGCCACTCATTGGGTCTTGGTCATTCTAATGTCTTTGGTGCCTTGATGTATCCTATATATATGGCCAGGGATACAAGAGACTACAGACTTCCTCAAGATGATATTGATGGCATTCAGTCCCTCTATG GTCCTCCCAGGGAATCTCCaacaaaagcttttccttcaCAAGAACCGACTGAAATGACACCTACAGAAGCACCAACGGAAATGTCACCCCGTGAAGAACCAACAGAAATGACACCCTCCAAATCTCCTGCAAGAGCAGAGGACTGTGACCCTCATTTGACTTTTGATGCTATCACCACTCTCCGTGGGGAAATACTATTCTTTAAAGACAG ctatGTCTGGCGCAAAAGTCCTTACTTCGCAGGCATTGAGCATGACACCATCTCCTCGTTCTGGCCATCGCTGGCAGCTGGCTTTGATGCTGCATATGAGATTGACAAGAAGGatcaagtgattttttttaaag aTGACCAGTACTGGGCTATCAATGGCTACAATATACAGCCAGGTTTTCCCAAGCCTATCCACAACCTGGGCTTCTCCAGAAATGTCAGGAAAATTGATGCGGCTGTTCATGATCAAAATACCAAGAAAACATACTTCTTTGTAGGCCATAGATACTGGAG TTTCAATGAAAACACTCAATCAATGGAAAGGGGATATCCCAGAAAAATAGCAGCTGACTTCCATGGAATTGACCACACAATTGATGCTGCCCTTCagaaaaatg gacatttctattttttccatggATCAAAGCAGTATGAGGTTGATGTCAAGACCAAGAAGCTTATCCGTACAATGAAGAGCAACAGCTGGTTCAATTGCTAG